The following coding sequences lie in one Flagellimonas eckloniae genomic window:
- the hpf gene encoding ribosome hibernation-promoting factor, HPF/YfiA family, producing the protein MVVNIQYQKMNTSESMSSLLTKKLDRLSKKYNWIIKANVIFKIENDKAKMDKVCEIELSAPGPRLFAKSRNNDFEKAMTETVDELKRQLEKRQELFVRH; encoded by the coding sequence ATGGTAGTAAATATTCAGTATCAAAAAATGAACACAAGTGAATCTATGAGTAGTCTTCTAACTAAGAAATTGGATAGACTGAGTAAAAAATATAACTGGATCATAAAGGCGAATGTGATTTTTAAAATTGAAAATGACAAGGCCAAAATGGACAAGGTGTGTGAAATAGAACTAAGTGCACCGGGTCCACGACTTTTTGCTAAATCAAGGAACAATGATTTTGAAAAGGCGATGACCGAAACCGTTGATGAGTTAAAAAGACAATTGGAAAAGCGGCAAGAATTATTTGTAAGACATTAA
- a CDS encoding ATP-dependent 6-phosphofructokinase, giving the protein MSNKIEFQIENLGVPKLKSPLQLSTVRGDDIFTFISETDKMVFDTSLEGYAKCLANNEEPLCFEKAGPRQNIHFDPENSTAAIVTCGGLCPGINNVIRGIVMALHYFYGVKKILGVPYGFEGLNPEMGHGFIELTPDKVKDIHQFGGTILGSSRGAQDVSVMVDTLLKNDVQMLFTIGGDGTLKGCNAIGEEIMKRGLDISVVGIPKTIDNDVDIIDKSFGFETAFDIASPILKDAHNEAAGAYNGIAIIKLMGRDSGFIAASASLAMPVVNFVLVPELDFELYGKNGFLEVLKSRLETKHHAVIVVAEGAGQHLFEKNDVMTDASGNVQHDDIGIFLKQKIKDYFSDVFPVTIKYIDPSYIIRSAAANSSDSVFCSSLAYQAVHGAMSGKTKFVVGKVNDKFVYLPISAVVSKRKKIDLEGGFWFSVLQSTGQPFFLG; this is encoded by the coding sequence GTGAGTAATAAAATCGAATTCCAAATAGAAAATTTAGGAGTTCCTAAATTAAAATCTCCCCTTCAGTTAAGTACTGTAAGGGGAGATGATATTTTTACATTTATCAGCGAAACCGACAAAATGGTTTTCGATACTTCTTTGGAAGGCTATGCCAAATGTTTGGCCAATAATGAAGAACCATTATGTTTTGAAAAAGCTGGTCCAAGGCAGAATATTCATTTTGATCCAGAAAATTCCACTGCCGCTATTGTTACCTGTGGAGGGCTTTGCCCAGGAATCAACAATGTGATCCGCGGAATAGTGATGGCACTTCATTATTTTTATGGAGTCAAAAAGATTTTGGGGGTTCCCTATGGATTTGAAGGGTTAAATCCTGAAATGGGACATGGTTTTATAGAGCTCACTCCTGATAAAGTAAAGGACATTCATCAGTTTGGTGGCACTATTTTAGGCTCCTCAAGAGGAGCACAAGATGTTTCGGTAATGGTTGACACCTTGTTGAAAAATGATGTTCAAATGCTCTTTACAATAGGAGGTGATGGTACCCTAAAAGGATGCAATGCCATTGGTGAAGAAATTATGAAAAGAGGTCTGGATATCAGTGTTGTCGGAATTCCCAAGACCATAGATAATGATGTTGATATTATTGATAAATCTTTTGGTTTTGAAACGGCATTTGATATTGCAAGTCCAATTTTAAAAGATGCACATAATGAAGCTGCTGGAGCTTATAATGGCATTGCAATAATTAAGTTAATGGGTAGGGATAGCGGTTTTATTGCTGCATCCGCTTCGCTTGCTATGCCAGTAGTGAACTTTGTCCTTGTTCCAGAGTTAGATTTTGAGCTTTATGGTAAAAATGGCTTTTTGGAGGTTTTAAAAAGTAGATTGGAAACCAAGCATCATGCGGTCATTGTTGTTGCAGAAGGCGCCGGACAACATCTTTTTGAGAAAAATGATGTAATGACCGATGCCTCTGGAAATGTTCAACATGATGATATAGGGATATTTCTAAAACAAAAAATAAAGGACTACTTCTCAGATGTTTTTCCGGTGACAATCAAATATATCGATCCAAGTTATATTATCAGAAGTGCTGCAGCAAATTCTAGTGACAGTGTTTTTTGTAGTAGCTTGGCATACCAAGCCGTGCATGGTGCAATGAGCGGAAAAACAAAATTTGTTGTGGGTAAGGTCAATGATAAATTTGTGTATCTGCCAATTTCTGCAGTTGTTTCCAAAAGAAAGAAGATTGACTTAGAAGGCGGTTTTTGGTTTTCAGTACTTCAAAGTACGGGGCAACCATTTTTCCTTGGATAG
- the pckA gene encoding phosphoenolpyruvate carboxykinase (ATP): protein MNEVMEKAKDLSKYGIQNTTALWNLDAETLQRITVEKGMGAETENGTLSINTGKFTGRSPKDRFLVKDEYTKDRVWWGRINKPISPANFDKLYDEIAKYLSNKEVYVRDAAVCAHPDYTMNVRTITEYPWSNYFIKNMFLRLSEEELQDFDEEWLVLCAPGYEAPNPKDFGIIAGNFSILNFTRKIALVGGSEYPGEMKKGIFSALNLILPIDKNVLPMHCSANVGEKGDTAIFFGLSGTGKTTLSADPNRKLIGDDEHGWTAENTIFNFEGGCYAKVIDLTEEKEPDIYRAIRPGALLENVVFKEGTKEVDYFDSSITQNTRVSYPIDHIDNIQIPSYAKNPKNIFFLTCDAFGVLPPVSKLTPGQAAYHFISGYTAKVAGTEAGINEPVPSFSACFGEPFMPLHPAVYAEMLSKKMTEAGVNVWLVNTGWSGGPYGVGSRIKLKYTRAMISAILEGDLDKVDFDAHPIFGLHMPKYCPGVPTEILDPMNTWLQKGAYVSKAIQLAHSFHINFDKFASEASEEILNGGPLIDSHHSLDGHF, encoded by the coding sequence ATGAATGAAGTCATGGAAAAAGCTAAAGATTTAAGCAAGTACGGAATACAGAATACTACTGCACTTTGGAATTTAGATGCTGAGACCTTGCAACGCATTACCGTTGAAAAAGGTATGGGTGCCGAAACTGAAAATGGAACACTATCTATAAATACAGGAAAGTTTACAGGACGCTCACCTAAAGATCGTTTTTTGGTAAAAGATGAATATACAAAAGATAGGGTGTGGTGGGGTAGAATTAACAAACCAATCTCCCCTGCGAACTTTGATAAATTGTATGATGAGATTGCCAAGTATCTATCAAACAAAGAAGTATATGTAAGGGATGCTGCAGTTTGTGCTCACCCAGACTATACCATGAACGTTCGCACGATTACGGAATATCCTTGGTCCAATTACTTTATCAAGAATATGTTCTTGAGACTTTCAGAAGAGGAATTACAAGACTTTGATGAAGAATGGTTGGTACTATGTGCGCCTGGTTATGAAGCACCTAATCCAAAGGATTTTGGAATCATCGCAGGTAATTTTTCTATTCTTAATTTTACTCGCAAGATTGCTTTAGTTGGAGGATCAGAATATCCAGGGGAGATGAAGAAAGGTATCTTTTCCGCATTGAATTTAATACTTCCAATAGATAAGAATGTGTTGCCTATGCATTGTTCTGCCAATGTGGGCGAGAAAGGCGATACCGCTATCTTCTTTGGTTTGTCCGGCACGGGAAAAACAACCTTGTCTGCAGACCCCAATAGAAAATTAATAGGTGATGATGAGCATGGTTGGACAGCTGAAAACACCATCTTTAATTTTGAAGGAGGATGTTATGCCAAGGTTATAGACTTAACCGAAGAAAAAGAGCCAGATATCTACCGAGCTATTAGACCTGGAGCGCTGTTGGAAAATGTTGTTTTCAAAGAAGGAACCAAAGAGGTGGATTACTTTGATAGCTCCATTACCCAAAATACGAGGGTAAGCTATCCTATTGATCATATTGACAATATCCAGATACCATCTTATGCAAAAAACCCAAAAAACATCTTTTTCTTAACTTGTGACGCCTTTGGTGTATTGCCTCCGGTTTCTAAGCTGACCCCCGGGCAGGCGGCTTACCATTTCATTTCTGGATATACTGCAAAAGTTGCTGGTACAGAAGCAGGGATCAATGAACCGGTACCTTCATTCTCCGCATGTTTTGGAGAACCATTTATGCCTTTGCACCCTGCGGTTTATGCAGAAATGTTGAGTAAGAAAATGACCGAAGCAGGTGTTAATGTATGGCTGGTGAATACTGGATGGAGTGGTGGTCCCTACGGTGTTGGTTCAAGAATTAAATTGAAATATACCAGAGCAATGATTTCGGCCATTTTGGAAGGTGACTTGGATAAAGTAGACTTTGATGCCCATCCTATTTTTGGATTACACATGCCCAAATATTGTCCGGGAGTGCCGACTGAGATTTTGGACCCTATGAATACTTGGTTGCAAAAAGGAGCTTATGTAAGCAAAGCAATTCAATTGGCACATTCATTCCATATTAATTTTGATAAATTTGCTAGTGAAGCGTCAGAAGAGATTCTAAATGGTGGGCCACTGATTGATTCACACCATAGCTTGGATGGGCATTTTTAA
- a CDS encoding SLC13 family permease has protein sequence MFTLLVILGITILLFIWGKFPPDVVALMSMLSLYLTGILDVKETLSGFSNSTVIMIAALFIIGEGLSRTGWTALAGQRFVGWAGKSIPKLLVIVTLGASVLSGFVSNTGTVAALLPVTVSAAWSAGTLPSKLLMPVAFGSNTGGLLTLTGTPPNIIASNALVENNFEGFSFFEFSLIGLPLLIIAIVYFRYVGYRLLPKRKTNERPANIDAEMHKWIENYSIGDNLYRLRIRSMSPFINTRIGHWNFEDEHNISVMRLKRRHPSPLQHKVPQFVELPDPDTEMRYHDIITVEGEPEAVDKLVLRYNLGIVPTKAERDTLKNELINQEVGMAEMLITPNSVFVGKTINLGNYLKQAGVQLLAASRNNRALKGRIKIAAGDAFVIRGSWTNIETLKSLYENVLISGSPESMSKNVAILNARSYVAIGTLILMILLLVFKILPGAIAALICAGIMLLTRCVPISKAYKGISWTSVIMIAAMIPMGIALQKTGVAQLAANSLVNSLGSIHPIALLGGIFLLTTTLSQTINNSATAVLMAPIAIVASTTLGVSPKPFMIGVAISASTAFLTPVGTTTNAMVMSSGGYKFIDYIKVGGPLLLLFFVATLILVPWIWNF, from the coding sequence ATGTTCACATTATTGGTAATACTGGGTATTACAATCCTATTATTTATTTGGGGCAAGTTTCCACCGGATGTTGTGGCGCTCATGTCCATGTTGTCACTCTATCTAACAGGCATTTTGGATGTTAAAGAAACCTTGTCGGGCTTTAGCAATTCAACAGTTATAATGATTGCTGCTTTGTTCATCATTGGAGAAGGACTTTCCAGAACAGGATGGACTGCATTGGCAGGGCAGCGTTTTGTGGGTTGGGCAGGAAAGAGTATCCCAAAACTATTGGTCATTGTCACTTTGGGAGCTAGTGTTCTTTCGGGCTTTGTAAGCAATACAGGAACGGTAGCGGCCTTGTTGCCCGTCACAGTGTCCGCCGCGTGGAGTGCCGGCACTTTGCCATCAAAATTACTTATGCCCGTGGCTTTTGGCTCAAATACTGGAGGACTTTTAACCCTTACAGGGACACCTCCCAATATCATTGCTAGCAACGCCTTGGTTGAAAATAATTTTGAGGGGTTCTCATTCTTTGAATTCAGTTTGATAGGATTGCCGTTGTTGATTATTGCAATTGTGTATTTCAGGTACGTTGGCTACCGCTTATTGCCCAAACGAAAAACTAATGAAAGACCAGCCAATATTGATGCTGAAATGCACAAATGGATTGAAAATTATAGTATCGGGGATAACCTATATCGTCTAAGGATACGCTCAATGTCCCCTTTTATAAATACTAGGATAGGGCATTGGAATTTTGAAGATGAACACAATATATCAGTAATGCGTTTAAAACGCAGACATCCCAGTCCATTACAACACAAGGTCCCTCAGTTTGTTGAATTGCCTGACCCTGATACCGAAATGCGATATCATGATATTATAACTGTGGAAGGTGAACCAGAGGCAGTCGATAAATTGGTTTTACGATATAATTTGGGCATTGTTCCAACCAAGGCAGAAAGAGATACCCTTAAAAATGAGCTGATTAATCAAGAAGTAGGAATGGCTGAAATGCTGATTACCCCAAACTCTGTATTCGTAGGTAAAACCATCAATTTGGGAAATTATCTAAAACAAGCCGGGGTTCAATTATTGGCAGCTTCAAGAAACAATAGAGCCCTTAAGGGCAGAATAAAAATTGCAGCTGGTGATGCCTTTGTAATTCGCGGATCCTGGACAAACATAGAAACACTAAAGTCTTTGTATGAAAACGTATTGATTTCGGGGAGTCCAGAATCAATGTCAAAAAATGTGGCTATACTAAATGCACGTAGTTATGTTGCTATTGGAACACTTATACTTATGATTTTGTTATTGGTATTTAAGATACTTCCAGGAGCCATAGCCGCTTTAATTTGTGCAGGAATCATGTTGTTAACACGATGTGTTCCTATTTCAAAAGCATACAAAGGAATTAGTTGGACAAGTGTAATAATGATAGCGGCAATGATTCCTATGGGGATTGCACTGCAAAAGACGGGTGTGGCTCAATTGGCTGCCAATAGCTTGGTAAACTCACTTGGGAGCATTCATCCTATAGCACTTTTGGGAGGAATATTTTTATTGACCACCACACTCAGTCAAACGATAAACAATTCTGCAACCGCAGTTTTAATGGCGCCTATTGCCATTGTGGCCTCAACTACATTGGGAGTGTCCCCCAAGCCATTTATGATTGGAGTGGCAATTAGTGCCTCTACCGCTTTTTTAACTCCGGTTGGAACGACTACCAATGCCATGGTAATGTCATCTGGGGGATACAAATTTATAGACTACATAAAAGTGGGAGGGCCATTACTGCTCCTATTTTTTGTTGCAACATTAATATTGGTTCCATGGATATGGAACTTTTAA
- a CDS encoding universal stress protein, whose product MSSINKILVPFDFSEASINALAYVMNFAGPNRVVDIETLYVSVMPITESEEKRLRLDFENVIDSFSAKTKKAPKLAVVTGEVIESILAMQEENEADLIMMGTMGDKVTDEAITNTSKLVLNANCPVVSIPYGCSIKEPKEIALVMGNEEIEDKEVLKTLLDLARTFNSKVHVLTIYKESVYAEESIVDSTENLLEYYLEHFYVEHTFNKNQDVEEGILNYINKKNIDLLAILPRNHARLSSPSEGRLTKLLTLHSEIPVLSLD is encoded by the coding sequence ATGAGTAGCATTAATAAAATTTTGGTCCCATTCGATTTTTCTGAAGCATCCATCAATGCTTTGGCTTATGTAATGAACTTTGCCGGGCCTAATAGAGTTGTTGATATAGAGACCTTATATGTTTCAGTTATGCCGATTACGGAGTCTGAGGAGAAAAGGTTGAGATTGGACTTTGAAAATGTTATTGACTCATTTTCAGCCAAAACAAAAAAAGCTCCAAAACTAGCCGTTGTTACAGGTGAAGTCATTGAAAGTATTCTTGCCATGCAGGAAGAAAATGAGGCTGATTTGATTATGATGGGAACTATGGGCGATAAAGTTACGGATGAAGCTATAACCAATACATCAAAATTAGTGTTGAACGCTAATTGCCCTGTTGTTTCCATTCCTTATGGATGCAGTATTAAAGAACCCAAAGAAATCGCCTTGGTAATGGGCAACGAGGAAATTGAGGACAAGGAAGTTTTAAAGACCCTTTTAGATCTTGCCCGCACCTTTAATTCCAAGGTACATGTGCTTACCATTTATAAGGAATCTGTTTATGCAGAGGAGTCCATTGTTGATAGTACAGAAAATTTATTGGAATATTATTTAGAGCATTTTTATGTGGAACATACATTCAATAAAAATCAAGATGTTGAAGAAGGTATTCTAAATTATATCAACAAGAAAAACATTGATCTTCTTGCCATTTTGCCAAGAAACCATGCCAGATTGAGTTCTCCTTCTGAGGGACGATTGACAAAGCTGTTGACCCTGCATTCGGAGATACCGGTTTTAAGCTTGGACTGA
- a CDS encoding ROK family protein, translated as MELVLGIDIGGTKTKIGLVDKSGKCHIKAVFRTREFPNLEDYLDKVKGVSNELIQSIDEKTTILGCGIGAPNASSKNGTIENASNLVWKGSVPILEKLRERMDMPMRIMNDASAAALGEMLFGGAQNLTDFIVITLGTGFGAGIVANGRLIDGYDGFAGELGHVDMTIGDGRLTGLGIRGGLEAYVSATGLKRTIMYMLSKYLVDSRFRNIAYNDLHGEDITKAAEEGDIIALKAFDYTAKIMAQALANFTAFTQPEAFILMGGLTNSGKWIKEPLESYFNEFLLDVYKGKVKLLESGMHGKTAAICGAAALIWEIQETQSKPKMDRI; from the coding sequence ATGGAATTAGTTTTAGGAATAGACATTGGAGGAACCAAAACAAAGATTGGATTGGTTGATAAAAGTGGGAAGTGCCATATAAAGGCTGTTTTTAGAACAAGGGAATTCCCCAACTTGGAAGATTATCTAGATAAAGTCAAGGGTGTTTCAAATGAACTCATCCAAAGTATTGATGAAAAAACAACCATTTTAGGTTGTGGCATCGGTGCTCCAAATGCCTCCAGTAAAAATGGCACAATAGAAAATGCAAGTAATTTGGTATGGAAGGGCAGTGTTCCAATTCTTGAAAAATTAAGGGAGAGGATGGATATGCCCATGAGAATTATGAATGATGCAAGTGCTGCCGCATTGGGCGAAATGCTTTTTGGGGGAGCTCAAAACCTAACTGATTTTATAGTAATTACACTTGGTACAGGTTTTGGCGCAGGGATTGTTGCAAATGGAAGATTAATTGACGGATATGATGGTTTTGCCGGGGAATTGGGTCATGTAGATATGACCATAGGTGATGGCAGGCTAACGGGACTGGGGATTCGAGGTGGATTGGAAGCCTATGTATCTGCCACCGGCCTAAAACGGACTATAATGTACATGTTAAGCAAGTATTTGGTTGATAGTAGGTTTAGGAATATTGCATACAACGATTTACATGGCGAAGATATTACGAAAGCAGCCGAAGAAGGAGATATAATTGCCTTAAAGGCTTTTGATTATACAGCAAAAATTATGGCTCAGGCGCTAGCTAATTTCACGGCCTTTACACAACCTGAAGCCTTTATTCTAATGGGAGGTTTGACAAATAGCGGCAAATGGATAAAAGAACCGCTTGAATCTTATTTTAATGAATTTCTCTTAGATGTCTACAAAGGCAAGGTAAAATTGTTGGAATCGGGCATGCACGGAAAAACAGCGGCAATTTGTGGAGCGGCTGCCTTAATATGGGAAATCCAGGAAACCCAATCTAAGCCCAAAATGGATAGGATTTAA
- a CDS encoding DUF2490 domain-containing protein: MGYTKPFLFCFLFVLLFVFTNFISYTQTLDENRAGSWLVISGNNKIHERWSIPTVGILRHHDILEQYEFAFFRTGVSYQLNPSSTFTTGVAYLSSKNYTGSEEFKNATQFWVYEEYTLKMNAFSHRWRLETRWKKNTESLHINNRVRYRLLYIKPLSKNTYIKSFNEIFLNLERPLFNQNRAYIGLGHILTPSIKLDIGYLKNHFKTSDHDVIRMGVTFKTDFTKKDIAQLTATHSKQ, encoded by the coding sequence ATGGGGTACACCAAACCATTCTTATTTTGTTTCCTCTTCGTTCTACTCTTTGTTTTTACCAACTTTATTTCCTACACACAAACTTTAGATGAAAATAGGGCCGGGTCTTGGCTTGTTATTTCCGGAAACAATAAGATACATGAACGTTGGAGTATACCAACTGTTGGAATTCTAAGGCATCATGATATTCTGGAACAATATGAGTTTGCCTTTTTCAGGACCGGAGTATCCTATCAACTCAATCCATCATCAACTTTTACGACTGGCGTAGCATATCTCAGTTCAAAAAATTACACAGGGTCCGAAGAATTCAAAAATGCAACGCAATTTTGGGTTTATGAAGAGTACACTTTAAAAATGAATGCTTTTTCCCATAGGTGGAGATTGGAAACAAGATGGAAAAAAAATACAGAAAGCCTACATATTAATAACAGGGTCAGGTATCGACTTTTATATATTAAGCCACTTTCCAAAAATACTTATATCAAATCCTTCAACGAAATCTTTCTAAATCTTGAACGCCCACTTTTTAATCAAAATAGGGCGTATATCGGATTGGGGCATATATTAACTCCCTCTATTAAGTTAGACATTGGCTACTTAAAAAATCATTTCAAGACCTCAGATCATGATGTTATCCGAATGGGTGTGACCTTTAAAACAGACTTCACGAAAAAAGATATTGCCCAACTTACGGCAACCCATTCCAAACAATAA
- a CDS encoding energy transducer TonB → MKPKKNPKADIGRNSSLYFMIGLNFVLFIIWQSFEVKTYEKELRAHDLVQVVDELDEDVPITETVLTTPPPPPPSAPDVIEIVEDVEDIEETVIESTESSQDTYIEDAIVAVDDLEVGEVEEDITVPFALIENVPVFPGCETYTTEEERKICFNQKMQEHVKNNFKYPQAALEMNITGRVYVQFVIDSNGKVRNIQKRGPDRLLEQEAERIIAALPKIKPGVQRGKSVKVKYGIPINFVMQ, encoded by the coding sequence ATGAAACCAAAAAAGAACCCAAAAGCAGATATAGGACGCAACAGCAGTCTTTATTTTATGATAGGTCTCAATTTTGTCTTGTTTATAATTTGGCAATCATTCGAGGTTAAAACCTATGAAAAGGAGCTTAGAGCTCATGATCTGGTTCAAGTTGTTGATGAACTTGATGAAGATGTTCCAATAACAGAAACCGTGTTGACAACCCCTCCGCCTCCGCCGCCTTCAGCACCGGATGTAATTGAAATTGTTGAGGATGTTGAAGATATTGAGGAAACTGTTATAGAAAGTACAGAAAGTAGTCAGGATACTTATATTGAAGATGCCATTGTTGCTGTAGATGATCTTGAAGTGGGCGAAGTTGAAGAAGATATCACCGTTCCTTTTGCATTGATTGAAAATGTTCCCGTTTTTCCCGGTTGTGAAACCTATACCACCGAAGAAGAGCGTAAAATTTGCTTTAATCAAAAGATGCAGGAACATGTTAAAAATAATTTCAAATACCCCCAAGCTGCACTTGAAATGAATATTACTGGAAGGGTCTATGTACAATTTGTAATAGATTCCAATGGAAAGGTAAGAAACATTCAAAAAAGAGGGCCGGACAGATTATTGGAACAGGAAGCGGAACGTATCATTGCAGCCTTACCCAAAATAAAGCCAGGTGTACAAAGGGGCAAATCAGTAAAGGTTAAGTACGGAATACCCATAAATTTTGTAATGCAATAA
- a CDS encoding succinylglutamate desuccinylase/aspartoacylase domain-containing protein, with translation MSKVYSVALNETIEIERIIGHIKGEKEGPTVIFFGGIHGNEPAGVFALKHALRELKLQQRFIYGEIYAIAGNLTALKKNVRFQSNDLNRIWSPKKIEVIKKNKEKCTDDENELLSLYGLFLEILEKGQPPFYFIDLHTTSSETSPFIVLNDSLLNRKFASNYPLPIVLGIEEYLADAMLSFINELGYVSLGYESGKHEDINAIRNCIGFIKFTLGITNSVLFTKDELKRLKDELLESGRVSNKFYEIYYQYNIESGSDFKMLPGFVNFQQIAKGEQIAINNEDVLFTDGKRQIFMPLYQSKGKEGFYYVRPIPKVLLWISKYLRKLKVDHLLVHLPGVKWESLKKDALLVDQKVAKLLAKSIFHLLGYRTRQLDKTHLVVKSRDTASKNDEYLSANWF, from the coding sequence ATGTCAAAAGTGTACAGTGTTGCCCTCAATGAAACCATAGAAATTGAAAGAATCATAGGTCATATCAAGGGTGAAAAAGAAGGGCCAACCGTGATTTTTTTTGGAGGAATCCATGGTAATGAACCAGCTGGGGTGTTTGCACTAAAACATGCACTTCGAGAATTAAAGCTTCAACAACGTTTCATTTATGGAGAAATATATGCCATTGCAGGAAATCTGACAGCACTTAAAAAGAACGTAAGATTTCAATCGAACGACCTGAATCGGATATGGTCACCAAAAAAAATTGAAGTAATTAAAAAAAATAAAGAGAAATGTACTGATGATGAAAACGAGCTTTTGTCATTATATGGTCTATTCCTTGAAATTCTTGAAAAAGGGCAGCCTCCATTTTACTTCATTGACCTGCATACCACCTCAAGTGAAACATCGCCATTTATTGTTCTTAATGATAGTTTATTAAACAGGAAATTTGCCTCCAACTATCCGCTCCCAATTGTTTTAGGGATTGAGGAATACTTGGCAGATGCAATGTTGAGCTTTATCAATGAACTGGGATACGTATCCTTGGGTTACGAAAGTGGTAAACATGAAGATATAAATGCAATACGCAACTGTATTGGTTTTATCAAGTTTACATTGGGAATTACAAATTCCGTGCTTTTTACCAAAGATGAATTAAAAAGGCTTAAAGATGAACTTTTGGAATCTGGAAGGGTTTCCAATAAGTTTTATGAAATATATTATCAATACAATATAGAAAGTGGAAGTGACTTTAAAATGCTGCCCGGGTTTGTGAATTTTCAACAAATTGCAAAAGGTGAACAGATTGCCATAAACAATGAAGATGTACTTTTTACCGATGGAAAGAGACAAATTTTTATGCCCTTATACCAAAGTAAAGGAAAGGAAGGGTTCTATTATGTAAGGCCAATTCCAAAAGTACTTCTTTGGATTTCTAAATATCTGAGAAAACTTAAAGTAGACCACCTCTTGGTACATTTGCCCGGAGTAAAATGGGAGTCTCTGAAGAAAGATGCGTTGTTGGTAGATCAAAAGGTGGCCAAGCTGCTGGCTAAATCAATTTTTCATTTACTGGGATATAGAACCCGACAATTGGATAAGACACATTTAGTGGTCAAAAGCAGGGATACTGCTTCTAAAAATGATGAGTATTTGAGCGCTAATTGGTTTTAA